One window from the genome of Osmerus eperlanus chromosome 1, fOsmEpe2.1, whole genome shotgun sequence encodes:
- the LOC134026592 gene encoding hyaluronidase-2-like, whose translation MVMGVALYPFSALVGLLPWLLLAILAPWNVLLAEELKPTRWPLFPQKPVLLAWNAPTEDCGPRHGVHFPLEQFQIVASPNEGFVRQNLTIFYKDRLGLYPYYNLDGTPVNGGLPQAASLTEHHEKMPEGVQKYIRETGAKGLAVIDWEEWRPLWIRNWDVKDVYRNRSRQLVAQKNPDWLPEQVGRVGQQEFELSARRFMLETLRLAKSLRPNQLWGFYLFPDCYNHDYRSGLLNYTGRCPDVEMGRNDQLTWLWTESTALFPSVYLSTMLRSTTFGRQFVRNRVKEGMRLASVGDGLARPVFVYTRPTYSNEPTRLSETDLVSTIGESVALGAAGVIFWGDSTYTRSKASCSSLNEYLGGPLGRYLLNVSTAAGLCSQKLCGYHGRCLRKHSESDVYLHLNPLSHTISSQGSSLRVTGQLGPEELALYRTHFQCQCYSGYRGEGCAQKEQGQNGASPILTVWSLTLIIPLGLLTLLH comes from the exons ATGGTCATGGGTGTTGCATTATACCCTTTCTCAGCCCTGGTTGGCCTGCTGCCCTGGTTGCTTCTGGCTATACTCGCCCCTTGGAATGTCCTCCTTGCTGAAGAGCTAAAGCCAACTAGATGGCCACTATTTCCCCAAAAGCCTGTGCTCCTTGCATGGAATGCACCAACAGAGGATTGTGGCCCACGGCATGGTGTTCATTTCCCATTGGAACAGTTCCAGATTGTCGCCTCACCTAATGAGGGGTTTGTTCGGCAGAATCTCACAATCTTTTATAAAGACCGTCTGGGGTTATATCCTTATTATAATCTAGATGGCACTCCAGTGAATGGAGGCCTACCACAGGCTGCCAGTCTCACAGAGCATCATGAAAAGATGCCTGAAGGTGTGCAAAAATACATACGTGAGACAGGCGCCAAAGGACTTGCTGTCATTGACTGGGAGGAATGGCGTCCTCTGTGGATTCGTAATTGGGATGTGAAGGACGTGTACAGAAACAGATCTCGTCAACTGGTTGCACAGAAAAACCCAGACTGGCTCCCTGAGCAGGTGGGCAGAGTGGGTCAGCAAGAGTTTGAGCTGTCAGCCCGTAGGTTTATGCTGGAGACCCTGCGACTAGCCAAAAGCCTACGGCCCAACCAGCTGTGGGGGTTCTACCTCTTCCCAGACTGCTACAACCATGATTACAGGAGTGGTCTACTGAACTACACTGGTCGCTGTCCTGACGTGGAGATGGGCCGCAATGACCAACTTACCTGGCTGTGGACTGAAAGCACAGCCCTTTTCCCGTCTGTATACCTGAGTACTATGCTGCGCTCCACCACTTTTGGACGTCAGTTTGTCCGCAATAGGGTGAAAGAGGGGATGCGTCTAGCGTCTGTGGGGGATGGATTGGCACGTCCTGTCTTTGTCTACACCCGGCCCACATATTCCAATGAGCCGACACGACTAAGTGAG ACAGACCTGGTGTCCACTATTGGCGAGAGTGTTGCACTAGGAGCAGCTGGGGTGATCTTCTGGGGAGACTCCACCTATACCAGAAGTAAG GCCAGCTGCTCGAGCCTCAATGAGTACTTGGGGGGGCCGCTGGGTCGGTACCTACTCAATGTTTCCACAGCAGCAGGACTATGTAGTCAGAAGCTGTGTGGTTACCATGGCCGCTGTCTACGCAAACACTCAGAAAGCGATGTGTACCTGCACCTTAACCCCTTATCCCACACCATCAGCAGCCAGGGCAGCAGCCTGAGAGTCACAGGCCAACTTGGGCCAGAGGAGCTGGCACTTTACCGTACCCACTTTCAGTGTCAGTGCTACAGTGGGTACAGGGGCGAAGGCTGTGCTCAGAAAGAGCAGGGCCAGAATGGAGCTTCACCCATCCTAACTGTCTGGTCCCTAACTTTAATAATACCATTGGgactcctcaccctgctacactGA
- the abhd14a gene encoding protein ABHD14A yields the protein MNFLRNRLVVLGLVLVATVLLYLLLPSIRQGSMEPSLDVQRMGLAVASPPPPPSINVSIRTGHLPGDPPLFFREALPMDVAGRQILPRLQIVLLHGQAFSSKTWEELGTLALLASNGYQALAMDLPGFGNSPDSDAVKTDQNRVDLLWKFMEALGVRTAVLLSPSMSGHYSIPFLMKHSAQLHGFIPIAPVGTRSYTPEQYQGIQTPTLIVFGALDTNLGAQSHKNLIQLPNHSVLKLEGARHACYMDKPREFHQALLDFLSKLE from the exons ATGAATTTCCTGCGTAATCGTCTTGTTGTGCTCGGGCTGGTGTTAGTGGCTACGGTGTTGCTGTACCTGCTGCTGCCATCTATCCGACAGGGCAGCATGGAACCCTCCCTTGATGTCCAAAGAATGGGGCTTGCGgtcgcctctccccctcctccgccatCTATCAATGTGTCCATTCGCACAGGGCATTTACCTGGGGACCCCCCACTATTCTTTCGGGAAGCTTTGCCCATGGATGTAGCTGGTAGGCAGATTCTTCCAAG GCTACAAATTGTCCTTCTTCATGGCCAGGCCTTCTCCTCTAAAACCTGGGAAGAACTTGGAACGCTTGCCTTGTTGGCCTCTAATGGATATCAAGCGTTGGCAATGGACCTTCCAG GATTTGGAAATTCACCGGATTCTGATGCTGTTAAGACTGATCAGAATCGGGTGGATCTTCTCTGGAAGTTTATGGAGGCACTGGGTGTTAGAACAGCAGTGCTGCTGAGTCCTTCTATGAGTGGACACTACTCAATACCCTTCCTCATGAAGCACAGCGCGCAGCTGCATGGCTTCATACCCATTGCACCTGTAGGAACACGTAGTTATACTCCTGAACAGTACCAGGGCATCCAG ACTCCTACTCTGATTGTATTTGGGGCGCTTGACACCAATCTAGGGGCCCAGTCCCACAAGAATCTTATTCAGCTCCCAAATCACTCTGTGCTCAAGCTAGAGGGCGCACGCCATGCCTGCTACATGGACAAGCCTCGTGAGTTCCACCAAGCACTGTTGGACTTTCTTAGCAAATTGGAATAA